Proteins encoded within one genomic window of Lysinibacillus louembei:
- a CDS encoding GNAT family N-acetyltransferase, with product MIANQQLVINNLEEKLRIFTHVVNGKLIKEEDFVLANTEIPTDTFNILLPKSAHIKNASNIRSSIENMSLKEYPFSMWIDSRYLNAGWQDLIQEYDLNEAERNVMMKLENTLNVCQRKSHQLMITPVRNFEELKEYKEVFLSLFEGTTEKDALEKYFNKFSEVNLGSEIQMFIGRVGEITVSTGLLIDSKESYGIYDVMTKETFRGKGYGSEMFQYLLTQTKDKQKPVVLQASDDGKNIYKRFGFIDIGEMVVFE from the coding sequence ATGATTGCAAATCAACAATTAGTTATAAACAATCTTGAAGAAAAATTAAGAATATTCACTCATGTAGTTAATGGAAAGCTTATCAAAGAAGAAGATTTCGTTTTAGCGAATACAGAAATACCTACTGATACATTCAATATACTTTTGCCGAAATCTGCACATATAAAAAATGCATCTAATATTAGAAGTAGCATCGAAAATATGTCTCTTAAAGAATATCCCTTTAGTATGTGGATTGACTCTCGGTATTTGAACGCTGGCTGGCAAGACTTGATACAAGAATACGACCTAAATGAAGCAGAACGTAATGTGATGATGAAACTTGAAAATACGCTAAATGTCTGTCAAAGAAAATCTCATCAGCTTATGATTACTCCTGTGAGAAATTTTGAAGAACTTAAGGAATATAAAGAGGTTTTTTTAAGCCTATTTGAAGGTACAACGGAAAAAGATGCGTTAGAAAAATATTTTAATAAATTTTCTGAAGTAAATTTAGGTTCTGAAATTCAAATGTTTATTGGACGTGTTGGTGAAATAACTGTATCTACTGGTTTACTAATAGATAGCAAAGAAAGTTATGGTATTTATGATGTTATGACAAAAGAAACATTTAGAGGTAAAGGATATGGCAGTGAAATGTTTCAATACCTTCTTACACAGACAAAAGATAAACAAAAACCCGTTGTCTTACAAGCATCAGATGATGGAAAAAATATCTATAAGCGCTTTGGATTTATAGATATTGGAGAAATGGTTGTATTTGAATAA
- a CDS encoding DUF2197 domain-containing protein, translating into MLMFYYEVTCSSCKNKFRVYEDSLRFRQVKERTSKIFRCEECYSKIRMDAIKNFFR; encoded by the coding sequence ATGCTGATGTTTTACTACGAGGTAACGTGTTCGAGCTGTAAAAACAAATTTAGGGTATATGAAGATTCACTAAGATTTCGACAAGTAAAAGAAAGAACCAGTAAAATTTTTCGCTGTGAGGAATGCTATAGCAAAATCCGTATGGACGCCATTAAAAATTTCTTTAGATAG
- a CDS encoding serine hydrolase domain-containing protein has translation MQSLTDFEKIIKKDKIDSVLVQKNNTMIFEYYRNNKMKERQHKIYSVTKSILSALIGIAIDKGFIEHVNMPISHYFPEFDQDKEKEKITIKHLLTMTSGLYWPGNNGMIPSKNWVNFVLQQDIAHPPGNEMVYSCGSSQLLSAILQKTTGLHTEAFAKKYLFTPLGITDYRWNCDPQGIAIGGFGLAMKTVDMLKIGTLYLNNGVCKSKQIVPYHWIEESTSPKIKTDDNYAYAYHWWNVTSDNQIDRIFLAVGREGQYIIVAPDYQLVTVFTSSFKDGSARPLQYFMDYLLEV, from the coding sequence ATGCAATCTTTAACCGATTTTGAAAAAATAATAAAAAAAGACAAAATTGATAGTGTCCTTGTACAGAAAAATAATACCATGATTTTTGAATATTATCGAAACAACAAAATGAAGGAAAGACAGCATAAAATATATTCTGTTACAAAAAGCATTTTGTCCGCACTGATTGGCATTGCGATTGACAAAGGCTTTATTGAACATGTGAACATGCCAATCAGTCATTACTTTCCGGAATTTGATCAAGATAAAGAAAAAGAGAAAATTACAATTAAGCATCTGTTAACAATGACATCAGGATTATACTGGCCAGGTAATAATGGGATGATACCGAGCAAAAATTGGGTCAATTTTGTGCTGCAGCAGGACATTGCTCATCCTCCAGGAAATGAAATGGTCTACAGCTGTGGTTCTTCACAATTATTAAGTGCCATCTTACAAAAGACTACTGGACTACATACAGAAGCCTTCGCTAAAAAGTATTTATTTACACCTCTGGGCATAACAGATTATAGATGGAACTGTGACCCTCAAGGTATCGCCATTGGCGGATTCGGATTAGCGATGAAAACAGTTGATATGTTAAAAATCGGTACGCTTTATTTAAATAATGGCGTATGCAAATCTAAACAAATTGTGCCATATCACTGGATTGAGGAATCTACAAGTCCAAAGATCAAGACAGATGATAATTATGCATACGCGTATCATTGGTGGAATGTAACATCCGACAATCAAATAGATAGAATTTTTTTGGCTGTTGGACGTGAAGGTCAGTATATTATTGTCGCACCGGACTATCAATTAGTAACGGTTTTCACAAGTAGTTTTAAAGATGGATCAGCAAGACCCTTACAATATTTTATGGACTACCTATTAGAAGTGTAA
- a CDS encoding transporter suffix domain-containing protein has translation MEKDIISNADKQKKPFLFKLGIGLLILYPILWGFAAIVPFTPFPTHIKAIIIPACIVVGEILFLIGVAFVGKEVVTKYKSKLNPKNWRRKGGKQQDGQ, from the coding sequence TTGGAAAAAGATATAATTTCTAACGCAGATAAACAAAAGAAACCATTCCTTTTTAAACTTGGGATAGGGCTTCTTATCCTTTATCCTATATTATGGGGATTTGCTGCTATCGTCCCATTTACCCCGTTTCCTACTCATATAAAGGCGATTATTATTCCAGCATGTATAGTAGTGGGAGAAATCCTGTTTTTAATAGGTGTGGCATTTGTCGGAAAAGAAGTCGTGACCAAATATAAAAGTAAGCTAAACCCTAAAAATTGGAGAAGAAAAGGGGGTAAACAACAAGATGGACAATGA
- a CDS encoding DUF402 domain-containing protein, with the protein MKRRYLQRGDWQRIVHRNYRQLPIEDDFTGYIALLQMHEVTEPLKKKYGDKELCIVDAHYSWLQQLPFNEHFAVTTMFDQNGEVIQWYIDITNENGVENGRPYMDDLFLDIVVLPTGEVIQKDKDELAWALDKQLITQQQYELAYRTFHEVLALIEEGSFPYFDMSLVHRNRLANEVIT; encoded by the coding sequence ATGAAAAGACGTTATTTACAGCGTGGTGATTGGCAACGCATCGTTCATAGAAATTATCGACAATTACCTATTGAGGATGATTTTACAGGCTATATCGCACTCCTTCAGATGCATGAAGTGACGGAGCCACTTAAGAAAAAATATGGCGACAAAGAGCTTTGTATCGTGGATGCGCACTATTCTTGGTTACAGCAGCTCCCTTTCAATGAGCATTTTGCGGTGACAACTATGTTTGATCAAAATGGAGAGGTTATTCAATGGTATATTGATATTACCAATGAGAACGGTGTGGAAAACGGCAGGCCTTACATGGACGATTTATTTTTAGATATTGTCGTACTGCCAACAGGTGAAGTCATTCAAAAGGATAAAGATGAATTAGCTTGGGCACTTGATAAACAGCTCATCACCCAGCAACAATATGAGCTTGCTTATCGTACCTTCCATGAGGTGCTAGCGCTTATTGAAGAAGGCAGCTTCCCCTATTTTGATATGAGCTTAGTACACCGCAATCGTCTAGCAAATGAGGTGATAACATGA
- a CDS encoding MarR family winged helix-turn-helix transcriptional regulator yields the protein MDNENLPEQINQTLEELWILLEKKERAYTNFNLNNQQYTLLTLIIRHPSSTPTELAEKMNITKSAISQQLVRLETEGYIYRKQHPEDKRAFSVELGEKGLLYKSEMERFMQQISEKYYASLSFEELTNFLSALQKLTLVIDEL from the coding sequence ATGGACAATGAAAACCTACCTGAGCAAATCAATCAAACACTTGAAGAGCTATGGATCTTACTTGAAAAAAAAGAACGAGCTTATACAAATTTCAACTTAAATAATCAGCAATATACGTTATTAACACTAATTATTCGCCATCCATCCTCCACACCTACAGAGCTAGCAGAAAAAATGAATATTACGAAAAGCGCTATCAGTCAACAGCTAGTAAGACTTGAAACGGAAGGTTATATTTATAGAAAGCAGCATCCAGAAGATAAGCGTGCATTTTCAGTTGAATTAGGCGAAAAAGGATTGCTTTATAAAAGTGAAATGGAAAGATTTATGCAGCAAATATCAGAAAAATATTATGCAAGCTTGTCATTTGAAGAATTAACAAATTTTTTGTCTGCACTTCAAAAGCTCACGCTAGTTATTGATGAGCTTTAA
- a CDS encoding MFS transporter — translation MWKNKNVWIVLIGEFVVGLGLWAGIIGNLAFMQETVPSDFHKSLILALGMIAGVAVGPLAGRIIDSSSKKKVLIVASAGRVVSVLFMFVALATNSVIWMLCFLVSLQLAAAFYMPALQAVIPMIVKDRDLITLNGWHMNARTISRIIGTAAAGLVLSYFDVKWLYIASMVMYIVMLGITFTLDLQEQTKEKQTKEKSKGSFKEVYPMLKEQPVVLMTLVLMVIPILFLGSFNLVIMKITEIHQSQSLSGMIYAVEGTAFMLGAVFIKHLTKIAKTGTILFMSVFIIGLMELMLFLSDIQLFALLTFALFGFTVGCFFPTTMTIFQRQVPKEYHGRFFSFRNMLDQVLFQIVLLSTGALLDLIGLQWMGVTFGVFSLLLSSYFLFIIRRRKLEMAM, via the coding sequence ATGTGGAAAAATAAAAATGTATGGATTGTATTAATAGGGGAATTTGTCGTCGGCTTAGGCTTGTGGGCAGGCATTATCGGTAACTTAGCATTTATGCAGGAAACGGTACCGTCCGATTTTCATAAGTCGCTTATATTAGCACTCGGCATGATTGCAGGTGTTGCGGTCGGTCCATTAGCAGGTCGTATCATTGATTCATCAAGTAAAAAGAAAGTATTAATTGTAGCGAGCGCAGGGCGAGTTGTCTCGGTGCTCTTTATGTTTGTCGCTTTGGCAACGAACTCGGTTATCTGGATGCTCTGCTTTTTAGTAAGCCTGCAATTGGCAGCAGCCTTTTATATGCCTGCATTACAGGCTGTTATTCCAATGATTGTGAAAGATCGCGATTTAATTACCTTAAATGGCTGGCATATGAATGCCCGTACCATTTCACGTATTATTGGGACTGCAGCGGCAGGTTTAGTACTAAGCTATTTTGATGTAAAATGGTTATATATTGCCTCGATGGTCATGTATATTGTAATGCTAGGCATTACCTTTACGCTGGATTTACAGGAGCAGACAAAAGAGAAGCAGACAAAAGAAAAGAGCAAGGGTAGCTTTAAAGAAGTTTATCCAATGCTAAAAGAGCAGCCAGTTGTGTTAATGACATTGGTGTTAATGGTCATTCCGATTTTATTTTTAGGCTCATTTAATCTTGTCATTATGAAAATTACCGAAATCCATCAATCACAAAGCTTGTCAGGTATGATTTATGCGGTAGAAGGAACCGCCTTTATGCTAGGGGCAGTATTTATTAAGCATTTAACGAAAATTGCCAAAACGGGCACGATTTTATTTATGTCAGTCTTTATTATTGGCTTGATGGAGCTAATGCTCTTTTTATCAGATATTCAATTATTTGCATTATTAACCTTTGCGTTATTTGGCTTTACGGTAGGCTGTTTCTTTCCAACAACCATGACGATCTTCCAGCGTCAAGTGCCGAAGGAATATCATGGACGCTTCTTCTCCTTCCGCAATATGCTAGACCAAGTGCTGTTCCAAATTGTTTTATTATCGACTGGAGCATTGCTTGATTTAATTGGTTTACAGTGGATGGGGGTTACGTTCGGTGTGTTTAGCTTGCTATTAAGCTCTTATTTCTTATTCATTATTCGTCGTCGCAAGCTTGAAATGGCGATGTAA
- a CDS encoding solute symporter family protein, whose product MNLVSAGFFLGIVGLTLIVTYIAAKRTSSASDFYTAGGGLTGWQNGFAIAGDYLSAAAFLGVSGAIALTGFDGFFFSVGYVVANLVLLYVIAEPMRNLGRYTLADMLTARFNEKRIRGVAATGTIIIVIFYMIAQLVGAGALIKLLFGIEYWIAVLIVGVMMTTYVLFGGMTATSWVQIIKAGLLLFGTALLAILVFYKFDFNLVKMFDTIAADHGKEYLVPGIKYTSTIDSVSMMMALVLGTSGLPHILMRFFTVKDARTARTSISYATWITAIFFALTIFLGFGAMHFVGLDAIKASSAAGNTAAPLLAEFLGGNILLSFISAVAFATILAVVSGLVLTGASAISHDIYGEILKDGKLTEKQQVMAARLGSISIAIVSIILALFAQSLNVSFLVSFAFCLGASANLPVILYTIYWKKFNSTGVVAAIVTGLASCLILGALGPNLWSETGSAIFVGKPLVNLSVPAIITIPLGFLAGYLGTVLSSNKQTTKQSEEIFKEIRVKANTGISVSDVSH is encoded by the coding sequence ATGAATTTAGTATCAGCGGGTTTTTTCCTTGGGATTGTTGGGTTAACATTAATCGTGACATATATCGCAGCGAAGCGAACGTCTTCTGCAAGTGATTTTTACACTGCTGGTGGCGGTTTGACAGGCTGGCAAAATGGCTTTGCGATTGCAGGCGACTATTTATCTGCCGCAGCATTTTTAGGTGTATCTGGTGCGATTGCTTTAACAGGCTTCGATGGCTTCTTCTTCTCTGTTGGCTATGTTGTAGCCAATTTAGTTCTTTTATATGTCATTGCAGAGCCAATGCGTAATTTAGGACGTTATACATTAGCAGATATGCTGACGGCTCGCTTCAATGAAAAGCGGATACGTGGCGTGGCAGCAACAGGCACAATTATTATCGTTATTTTTTATATGATTGCACAGCTCGTTGGTGCAGGTGCATTAATTAAACTATTATTTGGGATTGAGTATTGGATTGCCGTGCTAATTGTTGGTGTGATGATGACAACATACGTATTATTTGGTGGCATGACGGCAACAAGCTGGGTACAAATTATTAAAGCAGGCTTACTATTATTCGGTACTGCCCTTCTTGCGATTTTAGTGTTCTATAAATTTGATTTTAATTTAGTGAAAATGTTTGATACAATCGCGGCAGATCATGGCAAAGAGTATTTAGTGCCAGGAATAAAATATACATCGACGATTGATTCTGTCTCAATGATGATGGCACTTGTATTAGGAACATCGGGGTTACCACATATTTTAATGCGCTTCTTTACGGTAAAGGATGCGCGTACAGCTCGAACATCGATTTCATATGCAACTTGGATTACAGCGATTTTCTTTGCTTTAACTATTTTCTTAGGATTTGGCGCGATGCATTTTGTTGGATTGGATGCAATTAAAGCATCTAGCGCTGCCGGTAACACAGCTGCTCCACTTTTAGCCGAGTTTTTAGGTGGTAATATTTTGTTATCGTTTATTAGTGCAGTCGCGTTTGCAACAATTTTAGCAGTTGTTTCAGGTCTAGTTTTAACAGGTGCTTCAGCGATTTCCCACGATATTTATGGTGAAATTTTAAAGGATGGAAAATTAACAGAGAAGCAACAAGTAATGGCGGCTCGCTTAGGCTCTATTTCTATTGCAATTGTTTCTATTATTTTGGCATTATTTGCTCAAAGCTTGAATGTATCGTTTTTAGTATCATTTGCCTTTTGTTTAGGGGCTTCAGCGAATTTACCTGTTATTTTGTACACGATTTATTGGAAAAAATTCAATTCAACTGGCGTTGTGGCAGCAATTGTAACAGGTTTGGCTTCTTGCTTAATACTCGGTGCATTAGGTCCAAACCTTTGGAGTGAAACAGGATCAGCCATTTTTGTAGGAAAACCTTTAGTAAACTTATCGGTACCAGCAATCATTACAATTCCATTAGGCTTCCTTGCTGGTTATTTAGGAACTGTTTTATCATCAAATAAACAGACTACGAAACAATCAGAGGAAATTTTCAAAGAAATACGTGTAAAGGCAAATACAGGTATATCTGTATCTGATGTATCACATTAA
- a CDS encoding isochorismatase family protein, with protein sequence MKQALVVIDAQQQLIDGNEQEQSVFNKASLLDNINLVVKKALEANSLIIFIRDKDVAEGVGKGFEVHEAIHIPQEAIVFDKKATNSFYGTPLLSCLQENKVQHLVIMGCKTEHCIDTAVRTATVSGFDVTLIENGHSTTDSQSLTAEQIIGHHNKILHGHYNVDNFSMVRNANEDVFQPIHNNYR encoded by the coding sequence TTGAAACAAGCTTTAGTGGTTATTGATGCACAACAACAATTGATTGATGGGAATGAGCAAGAACAAAGCGTTTTTAATAAAGCATCTTTGTTGGATAATATTAATTTAGTAGTAAAAAAAGCATTAGAGGCAAATAGCTTAATTATTTTTATAAGAGATAAGGATGTAGCTGAAGGCGTAGGTAAAGGTTTCGAAGTCCACGAAGCCATCCATATTCCCCAAGAAGCAATAGTATTTGATAAAAAGGCAACGAATTCATTTTACGGTACGCCATTATTGAGCTGTTTACAAGAGAACAAGGTGCAGCACCTTGTCATAATGGGCTGCAAAACGGAGCATTGTATAGATACAGCAGTCAGGACAGCAACTGTAAGCGGTTTTGATGTTACTTTAATAGAGAACGGTCATTCAACAACAGATTCCCAAAGCTTAACGGCTGAACAAATTATCGGCCATCATAATAAAATTCTTCATGGACATTACAATGTCGACAATTTTTCAATGGTTAGAAATGCGAATGAAGATGTGTTTCAACCTATTCATAATAATTACCGATAG
- a CDS encoding DMT family transporter gives MAVENRRKGIVLVLLAALFWGISGTVSQYLFQTLHMSTEWVTTMRLLAGGLILLTVAYRQQGSHIFHIWRQKVDILSLLIFGIIGMIGVQYTYLAAINYGNAATATVLQYLGPAIVTAYFIALAKRLPTVKELLAVGFALFGTFLLVTHGNVNSLSISKEAFIWGILSAFGLAFYTIQPISLLRRWGAMLVVGWGMLVGGIAFSFVHAPWKFEGEWHISGLFALAFVILFGTVFAFYSYLESIKYLTPAETSLLACAEPLSAAGTSVLFLGVAFGWIDWLGTFFILATIGVLSIQKKKPS, from the coding sequence ATGGCAGTAGAAAATCGCAGAAAGGGGATTGTGCTTGTTCTCCTTGCTGCACTGTTTTGGGGCATTTCTGGTACGGTATCCCAATATTTATTTCAAACGTTACACATGAGCACAGAATGGGTAACGACGATGCGTTTATTAGCTGGCGGGCTCATTTTATTAACCGTTGCTTATCGCCAACAGGGCTCACATATTTTTCACATTTGGCGGCAAAAAGTAGATATTTTATCACTGCTTATTTTCGGCATTATTGGGATGATTGGTGTACAATATACATATTTAGCTGCAATTAATTATGGCAATGCTGCAACAGCAACAGTATTACAATATTTAGGGCCAGCTATTGTTACAGCTTATTTTATTGCTTTAGCAAAGCGCCTGCCAACAGTGAAGGAGCTTTTAGCTGTAGGATTCGCCTTGTTCGGCACATTTTTACTTGTTACACATGGTAATGTGAATTCCTTGTCGATTTCAAAAGAAGCGTTTATTTGGGGAATATTATCTGCATTCGGCTTAGCATTTTATACAATCCAACCTATTTCCTTGTTGCGCCGCTGGGGGGCTATGCTAGTTGTTGGATGGGGGATGCTCGTAGGTGGAATTGCCTTCAGCTTCGTTCATGCACCGTGGAAATTCGAAGGGGAATGGCATATTTCGGGGCTGTTTGCCTTAGCCTTTGTCATTTTATTCGGTACAGTCTTTGCTTTTTACAGCTATTTAGAAAGCATCAAGTACTTAACACCAGCTGAGACGAGCTTACTCGCCTGTGCAGAGCCATTATCTGCTGCAGGCACCTCGGTGCTCTTTTTAGGTGTAGCATTCGGCTGGATTGATTGGTTAGGTACATTTTTCATTTTAGCAACAATCGGCGTTTTATCGATACAGAAAAAGAAACCTAGTTAG
- a CDS encoding DUF1801 domain-containing protein codes for MIEPKMKENDTSVVEFIESVESDKKKADAYQLLEIFEEVTGYPAKMWGPSIIGFGSYHYKYASGREGDAPLVAFSPRKAKISLYLVYEGEERDALLEGFGKHTKSKACIYVNKLADINIDVLKNLIQHTMETYQKLYPNE; via the coding sequence ATGATTGAACCGAAGATGAAAGAAAACGACACTAGTGTAGTGGAGTTTATTGAAAGTGTGGAAAGTGATAAAAAAAAGGCAGATGCCTATCAATTACTCGAAATTTTTGAAGAGGTCACAGGCTATCCAGCAAAAATGTGGGGTCCTAGTATAATTGGTTTTGGTAGCTATCACTATAAATATGCATCCGGACGTGAGGGAGATGCCCCTTTAGTTGCTTTTTCACCAAGAAAGGCAAAAATCAGTCTTTATTTAGTCTATGAAGGTGAGGAAAGAGATGCGCTATTAGAGGGCTTTGGTAAGCATACGAAAAGTAAAGCCTGCATTTATGTGAATAAGCTAGCTGATATTAATATCGACGTTTTAAAGAATTTAATTCAACATACAATGGAAACTTATCAAAAGCTTTATCCAAATGAATAA
- a CDS encoding solute symporter family protein produces MSFTAVFFFVAIVGLTLVITWWASKRTSSASDFYTAGGGLTGWQNGLAIAGDYLSAASFLGIAGAVALFGFDGFFFSLGYLVAYLVVLYIVAEPLRNLGRFTLADMITARFDTAKVRGTAALSTITIVLFYMIAQLVGAGALIQLLLGIEYWMAVLLVGVMMTVYVLFGGMTATSWVQIIKACLLMLGTVIISFLVLAKFDFSIANMFTQMATVTEHGEDYLNPGLRYTDGLDTISMLIALVLGTAGLPHILMRFFTVKDAQTARSSVIWATWIVGIFYILTIFLGFGAAAFVGKEEIVTANAAGNMAAPLLAKALGGDILFSFVCAVAFATILAVVAGLVLSGASALSHDIYGQIIKKGKISEKEQVMAARIGSITISIISIVLALGAQTLNVAFLVSLAFCIAASANLPVIIYTIYWKRFNTAGAVTAMLTGLISALILVAVSPNVWGPEGKAIFVGEPLFMLSNPALVSVPLGFLGGWIGTLLSKEKADEAKYREVDVKANTGISVQDVSH; encoded by the coding sequence ATGAGCTTTACAGCGGTGTTTTTCTTCGTTGCCATCGTAGGTTTAACATTAGTTATTACTTGGTGGGCATCAAAGCGCACATCTTCAGCAAGTGATTTCTATACAGCAGGCGGAGGCTTAACAGGCTGGCAAAACGGTCTTGCGATTGCTGGTGACTATTTATCAGCAGCATCATTTTTAGGGATTGCAGGTGCAGTTGCCCTATTCGGCTTTGACGGCTTCTTCTTCTCTTTAGGTTATTTAGTAGCTTACTTAGTGGTACTTTATATCGTAGCAGAGCCATTACGTAACTTAGGTCGCTTCACATTAGCAGATATGATTACAGCGCGCTTTGATACAGCAAAAGTACGTGGTACAGCTGCATTAAGTACAATTACAATCGTTTTATTCTACATGATTGCACAGCTTGTAGGTGCAGGTGCATTAATTCAGTTATTACTTGGTATTGAATATTGGATGGCTGTTCTTTTAGTAGGTGTTATGATGACGGTCTATGTACTATTCGGTGGTATGACAGCAACAAGCTGGGTACAAATTATTAAAGCTTGTTTATTAATGTTAGGTACTGTTATTATTTCATTCTTAGTTTTAGCAAAGTTCGACTTCAGCATTGCTAACATGTTCACACAAATGGCAACGGTTACAGAGCATGGTGAAGATTATTTAAATCCAGGTTTACGTTATACAGATGGTCTTGATACTATTTCAATGCTGATTGCATTAGTATTAGGTACTGCTGGCTTACCGCATATTTTGATGCGTTTCTTCACAGTAAAAGATGCACAAACAGCGCGTTCTTCGGTTATTTGGGCAACTTGGATTGTAGGTATTTTCTATATTTTAACAATCTTCTTAGGCTTCGGTGCAGCAGCATTCGTTGGTAAAGAAGAAATCGTAACAGCGAATGCCGCAGGTAATATGGCTGCGCCACTTCTTGCAAAGGCCCTAGGTGGCGACATTTTATTCTCGTTCGTCTGTGCCGTAGCATTTGCAACAATTTTAGCGGTAGTAGCAGGTCTAGTGCTTTCAGGTGCATCTGCCCTATCACATGATATTTACGGTCAAATTATTAAAAAGGGTAAGATTTCTGAAAAAGAGCAAGTTATGGCTGCTCGTATCGGTTCAATTACAATTTCAATTATTTCGATCGTTTTAGCTTTAGGTGCACAAACATTGAATGTAGCCTTCTTGGTATCGTTAGCGTTCTGTATTGCGGCTTCTGCTAACTTGCCAGTAATTATTTACACAATTTATTGGAAACGCTTTAATACAGCAGGTGCAGTAACAGCAATGTTAACAGGTTTAATATCTGCATTAATTCTTGTAGCTGTATCTCCAAACGTTTGGGGTCCAGAAGGAAAAGCAATTTTTGTAGGTGAGCCATTATTCATGCTTTCAAACCCTGCATTAGTTTCTGTTCCACTTGGCTTCCTTGGCGGTTGGATTGGTACATTGTTATCAAAAGAAAAAGCAGACGAAGCAAAATACCGCGAAGTAGATGTAAAAGCAAATACAGGTATTTCTGTACAGGATGTTTCTCACTAA
- a CDS encoding DUF485 domain-containing protein: MGNQQKHIDYDKIAQLDSFKQLVKKKNSFLWTLTAIFLIAYMLLPVLTSYTKILHAKAIGDITWVWIYSAGLFIMTWSLAHLYVAKAGKYDKEAKAIIAEYERGQR; this comes from the coding sequence ATGGGAAATCAACAAAAGCATATTGACTATGACAAAATTGCGCAACTTGACTCTTTTAAACAACTAGTAAAGAAAAAGAACTCATTCTTATGGACGTTAACAGCTATTTTCTTAATTGCGTACATGTTGTTACCTGTGCTAACTTCTTACACAAAAATCTTACATGCCAAGGCAATTGGCGACATTACATGGGTTTGGATTTATTCAGCGGGCTTGTTTATTATGACTTGGAGCTTAGCACACCTGTATGTAGCGAAAGCTGGCAAGTATGACAAAGAAGCAAAAGCCATTATCGCAGAATATGAAAGGGGGCAACGTTAA
- a CDS encoding NUDIX domain-containing protein, whose product MHIRNSAKAVIVKDDKLLAIKIQEKGHTYYILPGGGQEHGENLHQALVRECQEELGVAVDIGELIFVREYIGKNHELAAYHAHAHQTEFMFLCDVHQETFDNGTQLDKGQTGTEWLPLDDLLQYQLFPRALRTHLIAYFNNGKATTYVGDIN is encoded by the coding sequence ATGCATATTAGAAATTCAGCAAAAGCAGTGATTGTGAAAGATGACAAATTATTAGCTATAAAAATACAAGAAAAGGGGCATACATATTATATTTTGCCAGGGGGCGGTCAAGAGCATGGTGAAAATTTGCATCAGGCATTAGTAAGGGAATGTCAAGAAGAGCTAGGCGTAGCAGTGGATATTGGGGAGCTTATTTTTGTGCGCGAATACATAGGGAAAAATCATGAGCTAGCTGCTTACCATGCGCATGCACATCAGACGGAATTTATGTTTTTATGTGATGTCCATCAAGAGACGTTTGATAATGGCACGCAGCTAGACAAAGGGCAAACAGGTACAGAATGGCTGCCATTAGATGATTTACTGCAATATCAGCTATTTCCACGCGCTTTACGGACGCACTTAATTGCATATTTTAATAACGGTAAAGCAACAACTTATGTAGGGGATATTAATTAA
- a CDS encoding DUF485 domain-containing protein, translating into MRSASLEKNAINFEKINQMESFNTFVKKKNKLLFTITAAFLTFYIFLPILAFTTVLQQSAIGSITWVWVYSAALFVMTVILCTVYGKLAAKLDKEVQAILAEYEGGQSL; encoded by the coding sequence ATGCGTAGTGCTTCACTAGAAAAAAATGCAATTAACTTTGAAAAAATTAATCAAATGGAGTCCTTTAATACGTTTGTCAAAAAGAAAAATAAGCTATTATTCACAATTACCGCAGCATTTTTAACATTTTATATCTTTTTACCGATTTTAGCGTTTACAACTGTTCTACAACAGAGTGCAATTGGTTCCATTACTTGGGTATGGGTATACTCTGCTGCTCTCTTTGTGATGACGGTTATATTATGTACCGTTTATGGCAAATTGGCAGCAAAGCTGGATAAAGAAGTACAGGCAATTTTAGCAGAATATGAAGGAGGTCAATCATTATGA